The genomic interval TATCAAGGCTACCGGCAGAGTTGAGGCCGTAGTCGAAAAGGTTATCCGGGCGGAGGAAGAGGGGAAAATCCTACAGTTAGTCAAGGAGGAAGGCGATACGGTCAAGACCGGCGAAGAACTGGTGCGTTTTGATTTAGCCGATATCGACGATGCCGTGGCCAGGGCCAGGCTTGAGATCGAGCAGGTGCAGATTGCCATGCGCCTCGTGAGGATGAAACTCGATGCTTCGGAGCGTACCTATGAGGACCCTGCGGAGCGTGAATCCTATTTGAAGGACCGCGAGGATGGATACCGGCAGGCAGCCCTGAGTAAGGAGGCTGCTGAGCGGGAGGTGAACATTGCCCGCGAGCTGTATGCAATACAGGCTGAATCTCTCCTCGATCTCAAGACCAAGGAAGACCGTTTGAAAAAGGCAACCATCGACCTTCAGCAGGCTGAGCGTGAGCTTGAGGAAGCACGGAAGTATTCTGCCGACAAGGAACAGTCGGGCATTAATCTGTCTGCCCTCAAGACAGAGTATGAGAAGGCAGCCAATCAGAAGAAATTGGCTGAGGTCAACTTGAGAGAGCTTCTCCGAAAACGGGAGCGGCTTTCTCCCATTGCTCCTTTCAACGGACGGGTAACGATGTGCGATTTGAAAGAGGGAATGATCGTCACCACAGGACAGCCCCTTATGACCATTGCCGATACCGGACATCTGCGGGTGCGCGCTGAGATCGATGAATTGGACGCGGGACGCCTGAAGGAGGCACAGGAGGCGGTGATCACCTTTGGTGCCTTCTCCGACCGTACCTTTCCCGGCAGAGTGAGCCGGGTTTCACCGCAGGCCCGGATCAAGGGCGAGCGGACCGTTGTCGAGACCATTATCCTGCTGGCTGAGGGTACAGAGCTGCTGAAAATTGCCAATCAGGTGGATATTAAAATCATCCGGGAGAAAAAGCGCAATGTTCCGGTTCTTCCTCTTGCCGCCATACAGCGGGAAACACCGCCTTTTGTCTGGCTCCACCACGGCGGTATCGCCAGAAAGATGGAAGTGGGCCTGGGGCTGTCCGATGTGGACTCCATCGAGATCGTTCAAGGGCTGAAGGAGGGCGACGAGGTGATTATCTCAAGCAGCAGGCCCCTCCGGGATGGGGAAAAGGTAAGAGCGCAAGAGTGACCAGTGGTCAGTGGTCAGTGGTGAGTGGTCGGTGGTCAGAGGAAACATCATGATATGCTTGGAGGACATCAGTCGGACTTA from bacterium carries:
- a CDS encoding efflux RND transporter periplasmic adaptor subunit, coding for MKKLIFFITLAAIVVAGTILVIGKTSNLPTIEIVKVERKDISDYIKATGRVEAVVEKVIRAEEEGKILQLVKEEGDTVKTGEELVRFDLADIDDAVARARLEIEQVQIAMRLVRMKLDASERTYEDPAERESYLKDREDGYRQAALSKEAAEREVNIARELYAIQAESLLDLKTKEDRLKKATIDLQQAERELEEARKYSADKEQSGINLSALKTEYEKAANQKKLAEVNLRELLRKRERLSPIAPFNGRVTMCDLKEGMIVTTGQPLMTIADTGHLRVRAEIDELDAGRLKEAQEAVITFGAFSDRTFPGRVSRVSPQARIKGERTVVETIILLAEGTELLKIANQVDIKIIREKKRNVPVLPLAAIQRETPPFVWLHHGGIARKMEVGLGLSDVDSIEIVQGLKEGDEVIISSSRPLRDGEKVRAQE